In Pseudofrankia saprophytica, one genomic interval encodes:
- a CDS encoding TetR/AcrR family transcriptional regulator gives MPATRERLLDAAAELFYREGVGVGVEVLCRAAGVSKRSMYQLFDSKDAMIAASLDRWARTLRAQMFPVADDAHPPRERILGVFAWLEAASADPDFRGCPLVGTAVEVKNPEHPAATVARRHKQALTDFFAAEARRAGAPDPVLLAERLTMIYDGASARAVVRAQPIGDLAVTTAALLLENAGIH, from the coding sequence GTGCCAGCGACCCGGGAGCGGCTACTGGACGCGGCGGCGGAGCTGTTCTACCGGGAGGGCGTGGGGGTGGGCGTCGAGGTGCTGTGCCGGGCGGCCGGCGTCTCCAAGCGGTCGATGTACCAGCTCTTCGACAGCAAGGACGCGATGATCGCCGCGAGTCTCGACCGGTGGGCGCGGACGCTGCGAGCGCAGATGTTCCCGGTCGCCGATGACGCCCACCCACCGCGGGAACGGATCCTGGGAGTCTTCGCGTGGCTCGAGGCCGCCAGCGCCGATCCCGACTTCCGCGGCTGCCCGCTCGTCGGTACCGCGGTCGAGGTCAAGAACCCCGAGCACCCGGCCGCCACCGTCGCCCGCCGGCACAAGCAGGCGCTCACGGACTTCTTCGCGGCCGAGGCGCGTCGCGCGGGCGCTCCTGATCCGGTGCTCCTGGCCGAGCGGCTCACCATGATCTACGACGGTGCCAGCGCCCGCGCCGTGGTCCGGGCACAGCCCATCGGCGACCTCGCGGTCACGACCGCGGCGCTCCTGCTCGAGAACGCCGGCATCCACTGA
- a CDS encoding hemerythrin domain-containing protein has product MAAAAAERERQEAARLPEGDVVRTLLEQHARIRDLFVDVRNARDEHRRQAFDELRALLAVHETAEELVFRPISRRVLGEPVADARDKEEVEATRILRDLEKTDIFSKGFDERLGRLERAVSEHAEREEVEEFPAVRAGCDAAKLHAMGNTLRAVERFAPTHPHPGTAGSTLRQWTVGPFASVVDRVKDTIQKAGHSGHGGASGAPV; this is encoded by the coding sequence ATGGCTGCTGCGGCCGCGGAGCGCGAGCGTCAGGAAGCCGCCCGGCTCCCGGAGGGCGACGTGGTGCGCACGCTCCTCGAACAGCACGCCAGGATCCGGGACCTGTTCGTCGACGTGCGGAACGCGCGCGACGAGCACCGGCGCCAGGCCTTCGACGAACTGCGGGCGCTGCTCGCGGTACATGAGACGGCCGAGGAGCTGGTGTTTCGTCCCATCAGCAGGCGGGTCCTCGGCGAGCCGGTCGCGGACGCCCGCGACAAGGAGGAGGTCGAGGCCACGCGCATCCTGCGCGACCTGGAGAAGACGGACATCTTCTCCAAGGGGTTCGACGAGCGTCTGGGCAGGCTCGAACGTGCCGTCAGCGAGCACGCCGAGCGCGAGGAGGTCGAGGAGTTCCCGGCCGTGCGCGCGGGATGCGACGCCGCGAAGCTGCACGCGATGGGCAACACCCTGCGCGCCGTGGAGCGCTTCGCCCCGACCCACCCGCACCCTGGCACCGCCGGTTCGACGCTGCGGCAGTGGACCGTCGGCCCGTTCGCCTCGGTCGTCGACCGGGTGAAGGACACCATCCAGAAGGCGGGCCACTCCGGTCACGGCGGGGCGAGCGGCGCACCGGTCTGA
- a CDS encoding SIS domain-containing protein — MNADLFLADLEDKPARLRALAAAVTGSWAATDTDRPILLFGMGSSHYANGVAAARLRAGGRPAVAELASTDLLPRVPPGALVVAVSASGGSAETLDAVRTSRAQFARSQGARTQETPATFVALTNRADGELASLCDVTVPMLAGDERGGVACRSFQHTLAVLLSLPGAGLDPATVTRAAEATEDLLARRDAWLPRVSELLLGPDGTHVVAPARRLSSAQQSALMLREGPRLPAVGCETGDWSHVDVYLTKTTDYRLLLLAGSRWEPELLRWTAERASTVVAVGADTAGAAYTLRYRHDDIDDVRLLTETLVAELVAAEAWRRRL; from the coding sequence GTGAACGCCGACCTCTTCCTCGCCGATCTCGAGGACAAGCCAGCCCGGCTGCGCGCGCTCGCCGCTGCGGTCACCGGTTCCTGGGCCGCGACAGATACGGACCGGCCGATCCTGCTGTTCGGGATGGGCTCCTCGCACTACGCGAACGGGGTCGCGGCCGCGCGGCTGCGGGCCGGGGGCCGCCCGGCGGTCGCCGAGCTGGCGAGCACCGACCTGCTCCCGCGGGTTCCGCCGGGCGCGCTGGTGGTGGCCGTCTCGGCGTCGGGCGGCTCGGCGGAGACGCTCGACGCGGTCCGGACCAGCCGGGCTCAGTTCGCCCGATCCCAGGGCGCCCGCACTCAGGAAACGCCGGCGACCTTCGTGGCGCTGACCAACCGGGCCGACGGCGAGCTCGCGTCGCTGTGCGACGTCACGGTGCCGATGCTCGCGGGCGACGAGCGCGGCGGCGTCGCCTGCCGCTCCTTCCAGCACACCCTGGCCGTCCTGCTGAGCCTGCCCGGTGCCGGGCTCGACCCGGCGACCGTCACCCGCGCGGCCGAGGCCACCGAGGACCTGCTCGCCCGCCGCGACGCCTGGCTGCCCCGGGTGAGCGAGCTGCTGCTCGGTCCGGACGGCACGCACGTCGTGGCGCCGGCGCGCCGGCTCTCGTCCGCGCAGCAGTCGGCGCTCATGCTGCGCGAGGGGCCGCGCCTGCCCGCGGTCGGCTGCGAGACCGGCGACTGGAGCCACGTCGACGTCTACCTCACGAAGACCACCGACTACCGCCTGCTGCTGCTCGCCGGATCCCGCTGGGAGCCGGAGCTGCTGCGCTGGACGGCCGAACGCGCCAGCACCGTGGTGGCCGTCGGCGCCGACACCGCCGGTGCCGCGTACACCCTGCGTTACCGCCACGACGACATCGACGACGTCCGCCTGCTCACCGAGACCCTCGTCGCCGAGCTCGTCGCCGCCGAGGCCTGGCGTCGGCGGCTCTGA
- a CDS encoding phosphotransferase: MPDLPVLVEEVDGVWRSRPAGPGAGVALLELLAAPADPPDGFRLTRGVRGPVAAGERRIAVDQTNESWVVGEAAVVKWTTEPLVGPHPDRLRRLAAAGFDRMPALWGLLEWRTPEGHWVPVATAVDVVPGAQDGWTWCVEEARAALGVTDQPTRPFAAELGGLTAAMHLVLADSPAERASATAAADTLADALRLLARVSSPLLDTHRAAMAEALAPLGDAAGTPLVAVHGDFHVGQLLRGPAGAGLFVIDFDGNPTLTPSQRTARQPAALDVAGMLMSLENVGHVVRRYAPEVRDDAAAAWTATVQAEFLDAYRAGLGAAGRGELLDESLLAAYGAQQLCRELAYAESHLPHWRYVPEGALRRRFGRGEAA; encoded by the coding sequence GTGCCTGATCTCCCAGTCCTCGTCGAGGAGGTGGACGGGGTCTGGCGGTCGAGGCCAGCCGGCCCCGGCGCGGGAGTCGCGCTGCTGGAGCTGTTGGCCGCGCCCGCCGATCCGCCGGACGGATTCCGGCTGACCCGGGGCGTGCGCGGACCCGTCGCGGCGGGTGAGCGGCGGATCGCGGTCGACCAGACCAACGAGTCCTGGGTGGTCGGCGAGGCCGCGGTGGTCAAGTGGACGACCGAACCGCTGGTCGGCCCCCATCCCGACCGGCTGCGCCGGCTCGCCGCCGCCGGCTTCGACCGGATGCCGGCACTGTGGGGCCTCCTCGAGTGGCGCACGCCCGAGGGCCACTGGGTGCCGGTCGCGACCGCCGTCGACGTCGTGCCCGGCGCGCAGGACGGCTGGACCTGGTGCGTCGAGGAGGCCCGCGCCGCCCTCGGCGTCACCGACCAACCGACCCGCCCGTTCGCGGCCGAGCTCGGCGGCCTCACGGCGGCGATGCATCTGGTGCTGGCCGACTCCCCCGCCGAACGCGCCTCGGCGACGGCGGCGGCCGACACGCTTGCCGACGCCCTGCGACTGCTGGCCCGCGTGAGCTCGCCGCTGCTGGACACCCACCGCGCGGCGATGGCCGAGGCACTGGCCCCGCTCGGCGACGCGGCCGGGACGCCGCTCGTCGCCGTCCACGGCGACTTCCACGTCGGCCAGCTGCTGCGCGGGCCGGCGGGTGCAGGGCTGTTCGTCATCGACTTCGACGGCAACCCCACCCTGACCCCGTCGCAACGGACCGCCCGGCAGCCGGCCGCGCTCGACGTCGCGGGCATGCTGATGTCGCTGGAGAACGTCGGGCACGTGGTCCGCCGCTACGCTCCCGAGGTGCGCGACGACGCCGCGGCCGCGTGGACCGCCACCGTCCAGGCCGAGTTCCTCGACGCGTACCGCGCCGGGCTCGGGGCGGCCGGCCGCGGCGAGCTGCTCGACGAGTCGCTGCTGGCGGCCTACGGCGCCCAGCAGCTGTGCCGCGAGCTCGCGTACGCCGAGTCCCACCTGCCGCACTGGCGGTACGTGCCCGAGGGCGCGCTGCGGCGCCGCTTCGGCCGGGGCGAGGCGGCGTGA
- a CDS encoding nucleotide disphospho-sugar-binding domain-containing protein, with product MTLTVLFMPESAYGPTNQCVGLGKVLLERGHTVVFAAERSWEGRLAPFGFVEALVDLAPPDPDATDAAAGQFWIDFINETAPEFRRPTIEQLATFIQPTYQALIDGARYCKAQLAAIIAEHRPDVLVEDNVVAFPALTTAAGAFVRVVSCNPLEVRGPGVAPLFSGYPENDRSGWAEYLAEFDRTHREMRADFDAWVRAQGAAPLPPGDFIHTSAHANLYVYPEELDYTDARPLDETWHRLDSSVRETDDQYELPAGFAARDADAALVYLSLGSLGSADTGLMQRLIDVLGTTRHKVIVSLGPRAEELTLAPNMVGAAMLPQTKIIPQVDLVITHGGNNTTTECMHFGKPMILLPLFWDQYDNAQRVHERGYGLRLSTYGFADGELLAAVEKLFADTELRARAAAAGEAIRGRDGLRKGADLIERVGLAHARA from the coding sequence GTGACCCTCACGGTGTTGTTCATGCCCGAGTCGGCGTACGGGCCGACCAACCAGTGCGTCGGGCTGGGAAAGGTGCTGCTGGAGCGCGGGCACACGGTCGTGTTCGCCGCCGAGCGGTCCTGGGAGGGCCGGCTCGCGCCGTTCGGGTTCGTCGAGGCGCTCGTCGACCTCGCGCCGCCGGACCCGGACGCGACGGACGCCGCGGCCGGGCAGTTCTGGATCGACTTCATCAACGAGACCGCGCCCGAGTTCCGCCGGCCGACGATCGAGCAGCTGGCCACCTTCATCCAGCCCACCTACCAGGCGCTCATCGACGGGGCCAGGTACTGCAAGGCACAGCTGGCGGCGATCATCGCCGAGCACCGGCCGGACGTGCTGGTCGAGGACAACGTCGTCGCCTTCCCGGCGTTGACCACCGCGGCCGGCGCGTTCGTCCGCGTCGTCTCCTGCAACCCGCTCGAGGTCCGCGGCCCGGGCGTGGCGCCGCTCTTCTCGGGATATCCCGAGAACGACCGGTCGGGGTGGGCGGAGTACCTCGCCGAGTTCGACCGGACGCACCGGGAAATGCGGGCCGACTTCGACGCGTGGGTGCGGGCCCAGGGCGCTGCCCCGCTGCCCCCCGGCGACTTCATCCACACCTCGGCGCACGCGAACCTGTACGTGTACCCGGAGGAGCTCGACTACACGGATGCCCGGCCGCTCGACGAGACCTGGCACCGGCTGGACTCCAGCGTCCGGGAGACCGACGACCAGTACGAGCTGCCGGCCGGGTTCGCCGCCCGCGACGCCGACGCGGCGCTCGTCTACCTCTCGCTGGGCTCGCTCGGCAGCGCCGACACCGGCCTGATGCAGCGGCTCATCGACGTGCTGGGCACGACCCGGCACAAGGTGATCGTCAGCCTGGGACCGCGGGCCGAGGAGCTTACGCTCGCGCCGAACATGGTGGGCGCGGCGATGCTGCCCCAGACGAAGATCATCCCCCAGGTCGACCTGGTCATCACGCACGGCGGCAACAACACGACGACCGAGTGCATGCACTTCGGCAAGCCGATGATCCTGCTGCCGCTGTTCTGGGACCAGTACGACAACGCCCAGCGCGTCCACGAGCGGGGCTACGGCCTCCGCCTGTCGACCTACGGATTCGCCGACGGCGAGCTGCTGGCCGCGGTCGAGAAGCTGTTCGCCGACACCGAGCTGCGCGCGCGGGCGGCCGCGGCCGGCGAGGCGATCCGGGGGCGGGACGGCCTGCGCAAGGGCGCCGACCTCATCGAGCGGGTCGGGCTCGCCCACGCCCGTGCCTGA
- a CDS encoding Fpg/Nei family DNA glycosylase has protein sequence MPEGHTTHRLAAVHRDMFRGRPVAATSPQGRFADGAGRVDGRVLDDAEAHGKHLLLRFDDDQVLHVHLGIYGKYAVGPPPAPVPTGAVRLRLASTAGYADLRGPNACELLEPGGVKALHDRLGPDPLRADADPETAWRRISGSRTSMAVLLMDQTVVAGPGNIYRAEVLFRARVDPWLPGRELAHDEWDAIWADLVALMADGVRTGQIDTVRPEHTPEAMGRPPRVDDHGGEVYVYRRVGQPCLVCSTEVMTARLAARNLFWCPTCQRPRALNAPLAIGR, from the coding sequence ATGCCGGAAGGTCACACCACCCACAGGCTCGCCGCGGTCCACCGGGACATGTTCCGCGGCCGGCCGGTCGCGGCGACGAGCCCGCAGGGGCGGTTCGCCGACGGGGCCGGCCGGGTCGACGGGCGGGTCCTCGACGACGCCGAGGCGCACGGCAAGCACCTGTTGCTGCGGTTCGACGACGACCAGGTCCTGCACGTGCACCTGGGCATCTACGGCAAGTACGCCGTCGGCCCGCCGCCGGCCCCGGTACCGACCGGAGCCGTCCGGCTGCGGCTCGCCTCCACCGCTGGCTACGCCGACCTGCGCGGCCCGAACGCGTGCGAGCTGCTGGAGCCGGGCGGCGTGAAGGCGCTGCACGACCGGCTCGGGCCCGACCCGCTGCGCGCCGACGCCGACCCGGAGACCGCCTGGCGCAGGATCAGCGGCAGCCGCACGTCGATGGCCGTCCTGCTCATGGACCAGACCGTGGTCGCCGGGCCGGGCAACATCTACCGGGCCGAGGTGCTCTTCCGGGCCCGCGTCGACCCGTGGCTGCCCGGCAGGGAACTGGCCCACGACGAGTGGGACGCCATCTGGGCCGACCTGGTCGCGCTCATGGCCGACGGCGTCCGGACCGGCCAGATCGACACGGTGCGCCCCGAGCACACCCCCGAGGCGATGGGCCGGCCGCCCCGCGTCGACGACCACGGCGGCGAGGTCTACGTCTACCGCCGCGTCGGCCAGCCCTGCCTCGTCTGCTCCACCGAGGTCATGACCGCGCGGCTCGCCGCCCGCAACCTCTTCTGGTGCCCCACCTGCCAGCGGCCGCGGGCGCTGAACGCGCCGCTTGCCATCGGACGCTAA